Proteins encoded together in one Ipomoea triloba cultivar NCNSP0323 chromosome 4, ASM357664v1 window:
- the LOC116016721 gene encoding aspartyl protease APCB1 isoform X1 gives MTETEGSPPQQLTGVVIITLPPPGNPCLGKTITAYTISDDFSPSTQLQNDPVWQPPPPPPPQPPPQQNQSPQVSVSQFQHQRRVFGRPMGLLSVLGISLVALFAWFSLTQEIVWELADSDDDRRANTTFLLPLHPKTGLSDLEVKLGRFKKLQSDVVMETVEGAGKIRNSVAAVSKLNSTSFSLKGNVYPDGLYYTYALIGNPPKPYFLDVDTGSDLTWIQCDAPCTSCAKGAHPFYKPAVGNIIRPEDSYCVEVKKDQENIHCETCHQCDYEVEYADRSSSLGVLLRDETRLMVANGTLCTSTIIFGCGYDQQGSLLDTLAKTDGILGLSRAKISLPSQLASQGFIENVVGHCLSSDAAGGGYMFFGNDFVPDGKMAWVPMLDGPYENLYQTEVLKMSYGGKGLSLDNPRGGQGIVIFDSGSSYTYFTGRAYKDLVSILNDVSSKGLVQDPSDTTLPICWKAEFAIRSVSDVSRFFKPLNLQFGSKWWIVSKILQIPPEGYLVISKKGNVCLGILDGSKIDNGFTFILGDVTLRGQLFAYDNVKQRIGWVKSNCASPKKFMSLPFS, from the exons atgacgGAGACGGAGGGCTCGCCGCCGCAGCAGCTGACCGGCGTTGTGATAATAACACTGCCACCGCCGGGTAACCCATGTCTAGGCAAAACAATTACTGCCTATACAATCTCGGACGACTTTTCACCATCCACCCAACTCCAAAACGACCCAGTATggcagccgccgccgccgccgccaccacaACCGCCGCCGCAACAGAACCAGAGCCCTCAAGTCTCTGTCTCTCAGTTCCAGCACCAAAGGAGGGTCTTTGGTCGCCCGATGGGCCTTCTCTCAGTTCTGGGTATCTCTCTAGTTGCCTTGTTCGCATGGTTCTCGCTTACCCAAGAAATCGTCTGGGAATTGGCTGATTCTGATGATGATCGCAGAGCCAATACTACGTTCCTCTTGCCCTTGCACCCCAAAACGGGTCTTTCCGATTTGGAGGTTAAATTGGGCAGGTTTAAGAAGCTTCAATCTGATGTTGTGATGGAAACGGTGGAGGGTGCTGGAAAGATTAGGAATTCTGTGGCTGCAGTTTCCAAGCTTAACTCAACTAGTTTTTCCCTCAAGGGCAACGTTTATCCTGATGG GTTATATTACACTTATGCGCTCATAGGGAATCCTCCTAAGCCCTACTTTCTTGATGTGGATACCGGAAGTGATTTGACATGGATTCAGTGTGATGCTCCATGCACTAGCTGCGCCAAG GGAGCTCATCCTTTCTACAAGCCTGCAGTAGGCAACATCATACGGCCAGAGGACTCATATTGTGTTGAAGTTAAGAAAGATCAAGAAAACATCCATTGTGAAACTTGTCATCAATGCGATTATGAAGTAGAATATGCAGATCGTAGCTCTTCATTGGGGGTTCTTCTGAGGGATGAAACTCGTCTAATGGTTGCAAATGGAACTTTGTGCACATCAACCATCATTTTTGG ATGTGGATATGATCAGCAAGGCTCTCTTCTAGACACATTGGCAAAGACAGATGGAATTCTAGGACTTAGCAGAGCCAAAATTAGCTTGCCTTCACAATTGGCAAGCCAAGGGTTTATTGAAAATGTTGTAGGACATTGCCTTTCCAGTGATGCAGCTGGTGGAGGCTACATGTTCTTTGGCAATGACTTTGTCCCAGATGGGAAGATGGCATGGGTACCTATGCTTGATGGCCCTTATGA GAATCTTTATCAAACAGAAGTACTCAAAATGAGTTATGGAGGAAAGGGTCTATCCTTGGACAATCCGAGAGGAGGGCagggaattgtaatttttgATAGTGGTAGTTCTTATACATACTTCACTGGGAGAGCATACAAGGACCTAGTTTCTATT CTTAATGATGTTTCTAGTAAAGGCCTTGTCCAGGATCCATCAGATACAACATTGCCCATTTGCTGGAAAGCTGAATTTGCAATAAG GTCTGTATCAGATGTAAGTCGGTTTTTCAAACCTTTAAACCTTCAATTTGGCAGCAAGTGGTGGATTGTGTCTAAAATACTTCAGATTCCTCCAGAAGGCTACTTGGTTATAAGT AAAAAGGGTAATGTGTGCTTGGGTATACTCGATGGAAGTAAAATAGATAACGGTTTTACTTTTATACTCGGAG ATGTTACATTGCGGGGTCAGCTATTTGCATATGACAATGTGAAGCAGCGAATCGGATGGGTAAAATCGAACTGCGCCTCGCCAAAAAAATTTATGAGCCTTCCATTTTCTTGA
- the LOC116016721 gene encoding aspartyl protease APCB1 isoform X2, with the protein MGIFDHLCFIQFTRLYYTYALIGNPPKPYFLDVDTGSDLTWIQCDAPCTSCAKGAHPFYKPAVGNIIRPEDSYCVEVKKDQENIHCETCHQCDYEVEYADRSSSLGVLLRDETRLMVANGTLCTSTIIFGCGYDQQGSLLDTLAKTDGILGLSRAKISLPSQLASQGFIENVVGHCLSSDAAGGGYMFFGNDFVPDGKMAWVPMLDGPYENLYQTEVLKMSYGGKGLSLDNPRGGQGIVIFDSGSSYTYFTGRAYKDLVSILNDVSSKGLVQDPSDTTLPICWKAEFAIRSVSDVSRFFKPLNLQFGSKWWIVSKILQIPPEGYLVISKKGNVCLGILDGSKIDNGFTFILGDVTLRGQLFAYDNVKQRIGWVKSNCASPKKFMSLPFS; encoded by the exons ATGGGTATATTTGATCATCTTTGCTTTATTCAATTCACTAG GTTATATTACACTTATGCGCTCATAGGGAATCCTCCTAAGCCCTACTTTCTTGATGTGGATACCGGAAGTGATTTGACATGGATTCAGTGTGATGCTCCATGCACTAGCTGCGCCAAG GGAGCTCATCCTTTCTACAAGCCTGCAGTAGGCAACATCATACGGCCAGAGGACTCATATTGTGTTGAAGTTAAGAAAGATCAAGAAAACATCCATTGTGAAACTTGTCATCAATGCGATTATGAAGTAGAATATGCAGATCGTAGCTCTTCATTGGGGGTTCTTCTGAGGGATGAAACTCGTCTAATGGTTGCAAATGGAACTTTGTGCACATCAACCATCATTTTTGG ATGTGGATATGATCAGCAAGGCTCTCTTCTAGACACATTGGCAAAGACAGATGGAATTCTAGGACTTAGCAGAGCCAAAATTAGCTTGCCTTCACAATTGGCAAGCCAAGGGTTTATTGAAAATGTTGTAGGACATTGCCTTTCCAGTGATGCAGCTGGTGGAGGCTACATGTTCTTTGGCAATGACTTTGTCCCAGATGGGAAGATGGCATGGGTACCTATGCTTGATGGCCCTTATGA GAATCTTTATCAAACAGAAGTACTCAAAATGAGTTATGGAGGAAAGGGTCTATCCTTGGACAATCCGAGAGGAGGGCagggaattgtaatttttgATAGTGGTAGTTCTTATACATACTTCACTGGGAGAGCATACAAGGACCTAGTTTCTATT CTTAATGATGTTTCTAGTAAAGGCCTTGTCCAGGATCCATCAGATACAACATTGCCCATTTGCTGGAAAGCTGAATTTGCAATAAG GTCTGTATCAGATGTAAGTCGGTTTTTCAAACCTTTAAACCTTCAATTTGGCAGCAAGTGGTGGATTGTGTCTAAAATACTTCAGATTCCTCCAGAAGGCTACTTGGTTATAAGT AAAAAGGGTAATGTGTGCTTGGGTATACTCGATGGAAGTAAAATAGATAACGGTTTTACTTTTATACTCGGAG ATGTTACATTGCGGGGTCAGCTATTTGCATATGACAATGTGAAGCAGCGAATCGGATGGGTAAAATCGAACTGCGCCTCGCCAAAAAAATTTATGAGCCTTCCATTTTCTTGA
- the LOC116016693 gene encoding pentatricopeptide repeat-containing protein At1g71490 isoform X1, whose translation MPFAVKYLLPKNFSLLQVEKFIPKKWKQSVKVSDIQNNIQSLISSSHELIVGTHMPYDESMVDCLLLTLKNFVSQGHLAKAVRTFGLIQLHVPLQSPCDTVLQSLSSLLLCCTNLKSFSEGKQLHAYIITSGLARHRMLVPKIVTFYTTFDLLFDAHKVTETSNILHPLPWNLLISSYVKNRHYEEALSAYKQMVSKGIWPDNFTYPSVLKACGEQVNLAFGREVHKSIDASSPEKNLFVQNALVSMYAKCGELDVAHDIFEQMPVKDAVSWNSIISGYASNGIWSKAIDLFENMMANGIELNIITWNTVAGGCSKTGNFTGTFELLSRMRNYGFQLDPVAVLIGLGACSQTGLLRLGKEIHCLAIRNYFENFDNVTNALITMYARCKGLKQAYILFQLKETKTIVSWNSIISGFSHWDKYEETSFLFREMLFSGFDPNFVTIASILPLCARVANLQHGREFHCYITRHEGFEEQLLLWNALLDMYARSGKVSVAKKLFDSMRKKDTVTYTSLIAGYGIQGEGKAAIKLFEDMIRSQLKPDHVTMVAVLSACSHSGLVMQGEKLYEQMQSVYGISPQLEHFSCMADLFGRSGLLKKAVQVLKKMPFEPTAAMWATLIGACRIHGNTEIGEWAAEKLLEMRPDNSGYYVLIANMYAAAGCWNKLAKVRTLMRDSGVRKDPGCAWIDMGAGFSSFMVADTSNSQRCEIYSLLGGLTRQIKDASYVANEESTFSEEAY comes from the coding sequence ATGCCCTTTGCAGTTAAATATTTGCTACCCAAAAACTTTTCTCTGTTACAAGTTGAAAAATTCATACCCAAGAAGTGGAAACAAAGTGTTAAAGTATCAGACATTCAAAACAATATTCAGTCCCTTATTTCTAGTTCTCATGAACTTATCGTAGGGACTCATATGCCCTATGATGAATCTATGGTGGATTGCCTTCTATTGACCTTGAAAAATTTTGTCAGTCAAGGCCATTTAGCAAAAGCGGTTAGAACTTTTGGTCTTATTCAGTTGCATGTACCCTTACAATCCCCATGTGACACAGTGCTACAGTCCTTATCATCTCTCTTGTTATGTTGTACTAACCTCAAGTCATTTAGTGAGGGTAAACAACTCCATGCCTACATCATTACTTCTGGCCTTGCACGCCATAGGATGTTGGTTCCTAAAATAGTCACCTTCTACACAACATTTGATTTACTTTTTGATGCTCACAAGGTGACTGAAACTTCAAACATTTTGCATCCTTTGCCCTGGAATCTCCTTATTTCTTCTTATGTGAAAAATAGGCACTATGAGGAAGCTCTATCCGCCTATAAGCAAATGGTAAGTAAGGGAATCTGGCCTGATAATTTCACTTATCCATCTGTTCTCAAGGCTTGTGGTGAACAGGTAAATCTTGCTTTTGGAAGGGAGGTTCACAAGTCTATAGATGCTAGTTCACCAGAGAAAAACTTATTTGTTCAGAATGCTTTAGTGTCAATGTATGCTAAGTGCGGGGAACTGGATGTTGCTCATGATATCTTTGAACAAATGCCAGTTAAGGATGCAGTTTCTTGGAACTCAATCATTTCTGGATATGCCTCTAATGGTATATGGAGTAAAGCCATAGatctttttgaaaacatgatggCTAATGgtattgaattaaatattatcacTTGGAATACTGTAGCTGGTGGTTGCTCAAAAACAGGTAACTTTACTGGGACTTTTGAATTGCTCTCTCGGATGAGAAATTATGGATTTCAGTTGGATCCTGTGGCTGTTCTTATAGGTTTAGGAGCATGTTCTCAGACTGGTTTGTTAAGGTTGGGGAAAGAAATTCACTGTTTGGCAATTCGaaattattttgagaatttTGATAATGTAACAAATGCTCTAATCACTATGTATGCCAGATGCAAAGGTCTAAAACAGGCATATATTCTCTTTCAGTTGAAAGAGACAAAAACTATAGTTTCCTGGAACTCAATCATATCTGGTTTTTCACATTGGGATAAATATGAAGAAACATCATTCCTTTTCAGAGAAATGTTGTTTTCTGGCTTTGACCCAAATTTTGTGACAATAGCAAGCATACTTCCCCTGTGTGCTCGGGTTGCAAATCTGCAACATGGCAGAGAGTTTCACTGCTACATTACAAGGCATGAAGGTTTTGAGGAACAATTGTTATTGTGGAATGCTCTTCTGGATATGTATGCAAGATCAGGAAAAGTTTCTGTAGCCAAGAAACTATTTGATTCCATGAGGAAGAAAGATACAGTGACGTACACTTCATTAATAGCTGGATATGGTATACAAGGAGAAGGAAAAGCTGCAATTAAACTTTTTGAGGACATGATTAGGTCCCAGTTAAAACCAGATCATGTCACCATGGTTGCTGTTTTGTCAGCCTGTAGTCATTCAGGTCTTGTAATGCAGGGAGAGAAGCTATATGAACAGATGCAAAGTGTTTATGGTATAAGTCCTCAACTGGAGCATTTTTCCTGTATGGCTGATCTCTTTGGGAGGTCAGGTTTACTAAAAAAGGCTGTACAAGTTCTCAAGAAGATGCCGTTTGAGCCAACAGCTGCAATGTGGGCAACATTGATTGGGGCATGTAGAATCCATGGAAATACCGAGATAGGGGAATGGGCAGCTGAGAAACTGCTGGAAATGAGGCCAGATAATTCAGGATACTATGTTTTGATAGCAAACATGTATGCTGCTGCTGGTTGTTGGAACAAACTAGCTAAAGTGAGGACCTTAATGAGGGACTCAGGTGTGAGGAAGGATCCAGGATGTGCTTGGATTGATATGGGAGCTGGATTTTCCTCCTTTATGGTTGCAGACACCTCAAACAGTCAAAGgtgtgaaatttattctttgTTGGGAGGACTGACTAGGCAAATAAAAGATGCTTCTTATGTTGCTAATGAGGAATCAACATTTAGTGAAGAAGCTTATTAG
- the LOC116016084 gene encoding uncharacterized protein LOC116016084 yields the protein MAELPETAGAPATRTFADILSSTTSDFSLRPPERYKGMPAVTFFDEDIQDFSKRYKFALVGKFLKGRPSMSTLKKAFDQIGFGGTFSLSLLDNRHVLFNFDKEEDYQRCWLRKAWSIQGFMMRMLKWTPDFRPDAESPVVPVWIAFEGLPAHLHDKRALYSIANLIGPPLKVDASTLSHNRLSVARICIELNVLEPIPKQLWITNGSLGGFSQPVTYEYIPPYCVNCHQFGHPSTECRSRPRPSTQVEKTQVTAELKQSQPIRPTQRWRPIEKTRTELPTTEQQNNMATRENNDPPSQEEVIPDKNSNLGIELIDDHRAQPETSEKTLPGHSSDGEDDQNFELTQPLLQSWIDDSHKIAKKMANPNLKDFITVTHKKRRPRKDYSTQTPSVTTRLASGSITRVSFSHRLK from the coding sequence ATGGCGGAGCTGCCGGAGACCGCCGGAGCTCCGGCAACTCGCACCTTTGCTGATATTCTATCTTCCACAACTAGCGACTTCTCTCTCCGACCACCGGAAAGATACAAAGGAATGCCAGCCGTCACCTTTTTTGATGAAGATATTCAGGACTTCTCTAAGCGTTACAAGTTCGCCTTAGTTGGCAAATTTCTGAAAGGTCGACCATCCATGTCAACTCTCAAAAAAGCTTTCGACCAGATTGGCTTTGGAGGTACTTTCTCCCTCAGCCTGCTTGACAATCGCCATGTTCTCTTTAACTTCGACAAAGAGGAAGACTACCAGCGTTGCTGGTTACGCAAAGCCTGGTCCATTCAGGGTTTCATGATGAGAATGCTCAAATGGACTCCGGACTTCCGACCAGATGCAGAATCACCAGTGGTGCCAGTTTGGATCGCCTTCGAGGGCCTACCAGCACATCTACATGACAAGCGAGCTTTGTACTCTATCGCTAACTTAATCGGACCCCCGCTAAAGGTTGATGCTTCAACTTTGTCGCACAATCGCCTCTCTGTAGCACGAATCTGCATCGAACTAAATGTGCTTGAGCCTATTCCCAAACAACTCTGGATTACCAATGGATCCTTAGGAGGATTTTCTCAACCGGTGACCTACGAATACATTCCTCCATACTGCGTGAACTGTCATCAATTCGGTCACCCCTCTACAGAGTGCCGCAGCCGCCCTCGTCCCTCTACACAAGTTGAAAAAACTCAGGTGACAGCAGAGCTAAAGCAGTCACAACCTATCCGGCCAACGCAGAGGTGGCGCCCAATTGAGAAGACAAGAACAGAACTCCCAACAACGGAACAACAAAATAACATGGCGACTCGTGAAAACAATGATCCTCCTTCTCAGGAAGAAGTGATACCAGACAAAAACTCTAACCTTGGAATTGAGCTGATAGATGATCATAGGGCTCAGCCTGAAACTAGCGAAAAAACTCTGCCAGGGCACTCTTCAGACGGAGAAGATGATCAAAATTTTGAACTTACCCAACCACTTCTCCAATCATGGATAGATGATAGTCACAAGATTGCGAAAAAGATGGCGAACCCAAATTTGAAGGATTTCATCACTGTCACTCACAAGAAACGCAGACCCAGAAAAGACTACTCAACTCAAACACCTTCAGTTACAACTCGATTGGCGTCGGGTAGCATCACGAGAGTTTCCTTCTCTCACCGTTTAAAATGA
- the LOC116016083 gene encoding uncharacterized protein LOC116016083: MIASTSSLPVRLHGAYSALKCNLVLTDEEKKNFALIELEKILNVQNKSLKDFHPMPVPSLDNSRLVDNKLLFEELSYDRQQLLQESKTLSLTLTYEPRKKIFMEGVVTLRTKGEIVLNVTSSGISYLLLPSGQTAHSRFAIPISINEDSTCNIKQGSHLAELVVKTSLIIWDEAPMMHKHCFEALDRTMRDLLRFVNPYSGSKTFGSKTVVLGGDFHQILPVIPKGTRQDIVASTINSSYLWNNCKVLRLTKNLRLNSVEAEVDIRALEDFSNWIASIGDDKIGGLNDGYVEFEIPSHMLLTSTGDHIATIVKSTFPMFLNGNFDPSYLQCRAILAPMLDVVNSVNEFMSALHTSESRTYFSCDTVCKADSNNGILDDVHTRVL; the protein is encoded by the exons ATGATTGCCAGTACATCGTCTCTGCCTGTGAGGCTACATGGCGCTTATTCAGCTTTGAAGTGCA ATTTGGTGCTAACAGACGAAGAGAAGAAGAATTTCGCATTGATTGAGCTGGAGAAAATTTTGAATGTACAAAACAAGTCTTTAAAAGACTTCCATCCAATGCCAGTTCCAAGTTTGGATAATTCCAGATTGGTTGATAACAAATTGCTTTTTGAGGAGTTATCCTATGATCGTCAACAATTACTTCAAGAGTCCAAGACTCTAAGTTTAACATTAACATATGAGCCAAGG AAAAAGATTTTTATGGAGGGCGTTGTTACCTTGCGAACCAAAGGTGAAATTGTGTTAAATGTTACATCGAGTGGTATATCTTATTTGCTATTACCAAGTGGACAAACTGCACACTCGAGATTCGCAATACCAATATCAATAAATGAAGATTCTACGTGTAACATTAAACAAGGAAGCCATCTAGCCGAATTGGTTGTCAAGACCAGTTTAATCATTTGGGATGAAGCTCccatgatgcacaaacattgcTTTGAAGCGCTTGATCGAACCATGAGAGATTTATTGCGCTTTGTAAATCCCTACAGTGGATCAAAAACATTTGGTAGCAAAACAGTTGTCCTAGGTGGAGATTTCCATCAAATATTACCAGTGATCCCTAAAGGTACTAGGCAAGATATTGTAGCATCAACCATAAATTCTTCTTATCTTTGGAACAATTGCAAAGTGTTGAGATTGACCAAGAATCTCCGTTTAAATAGTGTTGAAGCCGAAGTTGACATAAGAGCATTGGAGGATTTTTCTAATTGGATTGCTTCTATCGGTGATGACAAGATTGGTGGATTGAATGATGGATATGTGGAATTTGAGATTCCAAGTCACATGCTACTAACATCCACTGGTGACCATATTGCTACAATTGTGAAAAGTACATTTCCTATGTTTTTAAATGGGAATTTTGACCCAAGTTATCTTCAATGTCGTGCCATACTAGCACCAATGCTAGATGTTGTGAACTCTGTAAATGAATTTATGAGTGCGTTGCATACTTCTGAAAGTAGGACATACTTTAGTTGCGACACAGTTTGCAAAGCTGATTCAAACAATGGAATACTTGATGATGTACACACCAGAGTTCTTTAA
- the LOC116016693 gene encoding pentatricopeptide repeat-containing protein At1g71490 isoform X2 — MPFAVKYLLPKNFSLLQVEKFIPKKWKQSVKVSDIQNNIQSLISSSHELIVGTHMPYDESMVDCLLLTLKNFVSQGHLAKAVRTFGLIQLHVPLQSPCDTVLQSLSSLLLCCTNLKSFSEGKQLHAYIITSGLARHRMLVPKIVTFYTTFDLLFDAHKVTETSNILHPLPWNLLISSYVKNRHYEEALSAYKQMVSKGIWPDNFTYPSVLKACGEQVNLAFGREVHKSIDASSPEKNLFVQNALVSMYAKCGELDVAHDIFEQMPVKDAVSWNSIISGYASNGIWSKAIDLFENMMANGIELNIITWNTVAGGCSKTGLGACSQTGLLRLGKEIHCLAIRNYFENFDNVTNALITMYARCKGLKQAYILFQLKETKTIVSWNSIISGFSHWDKYEETSFLFREMLFSGFDPNFVTIASILPLCARVANLQHGREFHCYITRHEGFEEQLLLWNALLDMYARSGKVSVAKKLFDSMRKKDTVTYTSLIAGYGIQGEGKAAIKLFEDMIRSQLKPDHVTMVAVLSACSHSGLVMQGEKLYEQMQSVYGISPQLEHFSCMADLFGRSGLLKKAVQVLKKMPFEPTAAMWATLIGACRIHGNTEIGEWAAEKLLEMRPDNSGYYVLIANMYAAAGCWNKLAKVRTLMRDSGVRKDPGCAWIDMGAGFSSFMVADTSNSQRCEIYSLLGGLTRQIKDASYVANEESTFSEEAY; from the exons ATGCCCTTTGCAGTTAAATATTTGCTACCCAAAAACTTTTCTCTGTTACAAGTTGAAAAATTCATACCCAAGAAGTGGAAACAAAGTGTTAAAGTATCAGACATTCAAAACAATATTCAGTCCCTTATTTCTAGTTCTCATGAACTTATCGTAGGGACTCATATGCCCTATGATGAATCTATGGTGGATTGCCTTCTATTGACCTTGAAAAATTTTGTCAGTCAAGGCCATTTAGCAAAAGCGGTTAGAACTTTTGGTCTTATTCAGTTGCATGTACCCTTACAATCCCCATGTGACACAGTGCTACAGTCCTTATCATCTCTCTTGTTATGTTGTACTAACCTCAAGTCATTTAGTGAGGGTAAACAACTCCATGCCTACATCATTACTTCTGGCCTTGCACGCCATAGGATGTTGGTTCCTAAAATAGTCACCTTCTACACAACATTTGATTTACTTTTTGATGCTCACAAGGTGACTGAAACTTCAAACATTTTGCATCCTTTGCCCTGGAATCTCCTTATTTCTTCTTATGTGAAAAATAGGCACTATGAGGAAGCTCTATCCGCCTATAAGCAAATGGTAAGTAAGGGAATCTGGCCTGATAATTTCACTTATCCATCTGTTCTCAAGGCTTGTGGTGAACAGGTAAATCTTGCTTTTGGAAGGGAGGTTCACAAGTCTATAGATGCTAGTTCACCAGAGAAAAACTTATTTGTTCAGAATGCTTTAGTGTCAATGTATGCTAAGTGCGGGGAACTGGATGTTGCTCATGATATCTTTGAACAAATGCCAGTTAAGGATGCAGTTTCTTGGAACTCAATCATTTCTGGATATGCCTCTAATGGTATATGGAGTAAAGCCATAGatctttttgaaaacatgatggCTAATGgtattgaattaaatattatcacTTGGAATACTGTAGCTGGTGGTTGCTCAAAAACAG GTTTAGGAGCATGTTCTCAGACTGGTTTGTTAAGGTTGGGGAAAGAAATTCACTGTTTGGCAATTCGaaattattttgagaatttTGATAATGTAACAAATGCTCTAATCACTATGTATGCCAGATGCAAAGGTCTAAAACAGGCATATATTCTCTTTCAGTTGAAAGAGACAAAAACTATAGTTTCCTGGAACTCAATCATATCTGGTTTTTCACATTGGGATAAATATGAAGAAACATCATTCCTTTTCAGAGAAATGTTGTTTTCTGGCTTTGACCCAAATTTTGTGACAATAGCAAGCATACTTCCCCTGTGTGCTCGGGTTGCAAATCTGCAACATGGCAGAGAGTTTCACTGCTACATTACAAGGCATGAAGGTTTTGAGGAACAATTGTTATTGTGGAATGCTCTTCTGGATATGTATGCAAGATCAGGAAAAGTTTCTGTAGCCAAGAAACTATTTGATTCCATGAGGAAGAAAGATACAGTGACGTACACTTCATTAATAGCTGGATATGGTATACAAGGAGAAGGAAAAGCTGCAATTAAACTTTTTGAGGACATGATTAGGTCCCAGTTAAAACCAGATCATGTCACCATGGTTGCTGTTTTGTCAGCCTGTAGTCATTCAGGTCTTGTAATGCAGGGAGAGAAGCTATATGAACAGATGCAAAGTGTTTATGGTATAAGTCCTCAACTGGAGCATTTTTCCTGTATGGCTGATCTCTTTGGGAGGTCAGGTTTACTAAAAAAGGCTGTACAAGTTCTCAAGAAGATGCCGTTTGAGCCAACAGCTGCAATGTGGGCAACATTGATTGGGGCATGTAGAATCCATGGAAATACCGAGATAGGGGAATGGGCAGCTGAGAAACTGCTGGAAATGAGGCCAGATAATTCAGGATACTATGTTTTGATAGCAAACATGTATGCTGCTGCTGGTTGTTGGAACAAACTAGCTAAAGTGAGGACCTTAATGAGGGACTCAGGTGTGAGGAAGGATCCAGGATGTGCTTGGATTGATATGGGAGCTGGATTTTCCTCCTTTATGGTTGCAGACACCTCAAACAGTCAAAGgtgtgaaatttattctttgTTGGGAGGACTGACTAGGCAAATAAAAGATGCTTCTTATGTTGCTAATGAGGAATCAACATTTAGTGAAGAAGCTTATTAG